In Odontesthes bonariensis isolate fOdoBon6 chromosome 9, fOdoBon6.hap1, whole genome shotgun sequence, the following proteins share a genomic window:
- the calm3a gene encoding calmodulin 3a (phosphorylase kinase, delta) has translation MADQLTEEQIAEFKEAFSLFDKDGDGTITTKELGTVMRSLGQNPTEAELQDMINEVDADGNGTIDFPEFLTMMARKMKDTDSEEEIREAFRVFDKDGNGYISAAELRHVMTNLGEKLTDEEVDEMIREADIDGDGQVNYEEFVQMMTAK, from the exons GCTGATCAGCTGACAGAGGAGCAGATTGCTG AGTTcaaggaggcattctcactgtTTGACAAGGACGGCGATGGTACAATTACTACCAAGGAGCTCGGGACTGTGATGCGCTCTCTGGGTCAAAACCCAACTGAGGCTGAGCTGCAGGACATGATCAATGAGGTGGATGCCGACG GTAACGGTACAATTGACTTTCCTGAGTTCCTAACCATGATGGCCAGGAAGATGAAAGACACAGACAGTGAGGAGGAGATCAGAGAAGCTTTCAGGGTCTTTGATAAG GATGGAAATGGCTACATCAGCGCAGCTGAGCTACGGCACGTCATGACCAATTTAGGTGAGAAACTCACCGATGAGGAAGTGGACGAGATGATCCGCGAGGCTGACATCGATGGCGACGGTCAGGTCAACTATGAGG AGTTTGTCCAGATGATGACTGCCAAGTGA